The DNA sequence GATCTTACTAGGATGCTGTAATTTTCGGCTAAAATAGATAAGATGACAGGTTAAAGATGTTAAGTAGAAATTAACTTTTGGTTAATTAAAATAAACAACCCGCCTGAGTTTGTCTCAGACGGGTTGTGTTGATTTTTATTCTTTTTGACCTTGCTTGCAAAAAATGGAATTACTACTGTTTAATATGTAGAAAGATAGATTCAAAAATAATGCTCAGAGATGTTTCAGGAAAATCACCTTTCTTTTTCGAATAGTCTATGTGATTTATTTTAAGTGAAACGTCTTTTTGAGACTATGCAAACTATGATTCTATGTGTTGAAAAATGAATATATGCAACAAGTTTCTTTTATTGAATGTTGATTCCGTAAGGCAACATAGCCTGAACTCCTTTTTGTTTTTGGAATCTTTTTACCTGTTCTAAAATCCTGTAATTTTCCTCACCAATTTCTTCTTTTATGAAAGCTTCTTTTGATTTTGCAAAAGGCAGGCCGGATAATAAATCGTCAAATGATTTTTCGTACTCCGGATAATTCTGTGTGCTGTATGATTTTATTTTAGCAATTTTAGCAGCTTCTGCAATAGCGGCGTTTAGTCCGCCAATTTGGTCAACCAAACCAATTTTTATAGCCTCACTACCGGACCACACTCTTCCCTGAGCGATCGCATCTACCTGAGCAAAAGTCATTTTTCTACCCTCAGCTACGCGTGTTACAAAAGTTTTATAGATGTTTTCTACACCTTCTAAGGTAAAGGCTTTAAAGTTTTCGTCTAATGGCACAAACGGACTGTAATTGGCTGAATTTTCGTGTGTTTTTACTTGTTCAGTATTAATTCCTAATTTAGTCGCTAAGGGCGTAAAATTGGGTAATACTCCAAAAACTCCAATCGAACCGGTTATTGTATTGCTCTCAGCAAAAATTTTATTTGCGTTACAAGCAATGTAATATCCGCCGGATGCCGCGTAATTACCCATAGATACTACAATAGGTTTTACTTTTTTGGTAATTTCAATTTCTCTCCAGATCAAATCAGAAGTCAAAGCACTTCCGCCCGGACTGTCAATTCTAAGAACAATAGCTTTAACGTCTTTGTTTTTTCGGGCTTCCTGCAAAGAACGACGCATGGATCCTTCACCAATTACCGTAACATCACCTTCGCCGCTTTGAATTTCGCCTTGAGCGTAAATAATAGCAATCTGATCACTAGAGGTATTCGCTAAAGCTGTTGTAATGTTATTTTGTGTGTAGTCTAAGATCGAGATTTTGTTGTACTCTTCATCATCAGCAACTTTTAATGCTTTTTTGATGGCATTATGGTAAACATCTTCATAAGCGATAATGTCAACTAAATGTTGTGCTTTGGCCATTTCCGGTGTTCTTGCTAAGAGACCGTTTGCAATTTCATTTAGTTTGGCTACCGGTATATTTCTGCTTTTTGAGATGTCGTTAGAAACCGTTGACCAGATCGAATTTAAAAGAGCGGTTACTTGCTCTCTGTTAGCATCGCTCATTTTGTTTTCTAAAAAGGGTTCAACAGCACTTTTGTATTTTCCGTGGCGTATCACTTCCATGTGAATACCGGATTTGTCCTGAAAATCTTTAAAAAACATGATTTCAGACGAAAGACCTTTAAAATCTAAATCTCCCGCAGGGTTTAGATAAACCGTATTGGCAACGGAGTTTAAATAATATTCTTTTTGAGAGTAAGTATTAGCATAAGCCCAAACAAATTTACCTGACTTTTTAAATTTTTCAAGCGCATTCCTTAAATCTTTACATTGCGCAAGTCCCAACGAAGATTGATCGTTTAAGATTGAAATACCTTTAATATTATCGTCAGCTTCAGCGGCTTCAATGGCGTTAATAACATCACTTAAACCAACATCTTTTTGGTCTGAAAAAACGGTAACCCAAGGGTCTTTGTATTTTCCGGCATAGTCATTTCTGATTTTTCTCAGATCTAATTCGATAACAGAATCAGCTTTGGCAGAAACGGTTTCGCTTCCTCCAAAAATAGCTCCAATTAGAAGTACTCCAAAAAAGAATAGCATAATGAATACAAAAATACCAATCACAGTGGCAATTACATTTCCTAGAAATTTCATAAATATGTTTTTTTAATAAGTAGCGATAAGAGGCAATATGTTACAAGTTTTAAAAACAAGTTCTGAATTAAATTGAGAACTCGTTTTACAAATATATTGTTAATTCTAAAATAGTTTTAGTTAATTTGCATTTATTATGAAATCACAGCATCAGGTCGTATTATCTATAGGAAGTAACGAAGGAAATCGTTTAGCAAACATCGAAGATTGTATTCGTTTGATACATCAGGAAGTAGGGACCATAATTCAGGTTTCAAAGCTATATGAAACACCTGCCTGGGGTTTTGAAAGTGATGCTTTTTATAATTGTGCTCTTATTTTACACACCAATGCTTCTGCACAGAAAGTACTTAATCAGGTGCTGAAAGTAGAAAAACAATTAGGACGCATCCGTGGAAATCAGGAAGGATATCAAGCCCGTACGATTGACATTGATCTGATTGTTTTTGACGATGAAATTATTGAGTCGGAAAAACTTCAGATTCCGCACCCGTTAATGCAAAACAGAAAATTTGTATTGCTGCCCATGCAGGATTTGAAATTAGATTGGAAACATCCTGTTTTTCAGAAAACCATATCCGAATTAATTGCAATTACACCGGACGATAGTGTTTGTACTGTTGTTCAGGATTTGAAAAACCCGTTGGGAGATATTCCGCTTGAGAAGTTTAATTATATTGCTTTTGAAGGCAATATCGGGGCAGGAAAAACGACTTTATCACATAAAATAGCGGAAGATTTTAATGCTAAAACCGTTTTAGAACGTTTTGCAGACAATCCGTTTTTGCCTAAGTTTTATAAAGATCAAAACCGATATGCTTTTCCGTTAGAGATGTCTTTTCTGGCAGACCGATACCAGCAGCTATCAGATGATTTGGCTCAATTTGATTTGTTTAAAGATTTTGTGGTAGCCGATTACCATATTTTTAAATCGCTGATTTTTGCCAAAATCACACTTGCTGAAGATGAATATCGTTTGTACAGAAACTTATTTGATATTATCTACAAAGAAATGCAAAAGCCCGATTTGTATGTGTATTTGTATCAGAATACAGGCCGATTGCTGGAAAATATCAAACGACGCGGACGAAATTATGAACAAAATATTTCGGCCGAATATTTAGATAAAATCAATACCGGTTACTTGGATTATATTAAATCACAAACAGATTTAAATGTTCTGATTATTGATGTCTCAGACCGTGATTTTGTAAAAAAACACGAAGACTACCTTTTTATTCTCGATGAAATACGCAAGAAGATCTAAAATTAGATAATGTGGCAATTTGATAATTTGATAATTATTCTGAACGTGGTAAACAGGGCAATTATCCAATTAACACATTTTCAAATTAACACATTATCAAATTGCCACATTATCTATTTCGGCCAGCTAAGTTTTTGGAACAAATCCCAGACTACAATTCCGGCACTTACAGAAATGTTTAAAGAGTGTTTGGTTCCCAATTGCGGAATTTCGATGCAGCCATCGCAAAGAGCAACAGCTTCCTGAGCAACTCCGTAAACTTCATTTCCGAAAACCAAGGCGTATTTTTGATCTTTCTTTACTTCAAAATCCTGAAGAAAAACAGAGCTTTCTACTTGTTCGATGGCAAGCGTCAGTACGTTTTCTTTCTTTAAGTTTTCAATAACCTCCAATACATTTTCATGATGTTCCCAAGCTACAGTTTCGGTAGCGCCAAGAGCGGTTTTGTGAATTTCTTTGTTGGGAGGAGTAGCGGTAATACCACACAGGATTATTTTTTCAATCAAAAAAGCATCAGCGGTTCTGAATACAGATCCTATATTGTGTAAACTGCGAATATCATCCAATACTAAAATCAGCGGTGTTTTTTTGGATTCTTTAAAATCTTCAATTGATTTTCGGTCTAGTTCACTATTTTCAAGTTTTCTCATTTGCATTGCATTCAGGTCATAAAAAAAGCCTCCAAAGATAAGGAAGCTTTTTCGATTATTTTAAATTGTTTTTCAGATTAGCTTTTAACCGGATCTGGTAAAACAGTACCTTTAATGGTAAGTACTTTTGTTGGTTGTCCTTCAGCATTAGAAGTAACCGTTACCGTTTTTGTAAAAGCACCAACTCTGTCAGTAGCATATTTTACACCGATAGTACCTTTTGCACCCGGAGCGATTGGCTCTTTTGGTGAAGTTGGTACCGTACAACCACAAGATCCTTGTGTGTTCGTAATGATAAGTGGCTTGCTTCCGTTGTTTACAAAAACAAACTCACGTTTTCCATCTGCATTGTGAGCGATAGTTCCGTAGTCAATTGTTTCAGTTTCGAAAGCCATTCCAGCTCCTTCAACTTTAGCTGCTTTTTTCTTAGTACTTTGAGCGTTAGAAGCTGTAATTCCAACTACAGTCAACATTGCGATTAAAATTATTTTTTTCATCTTTTTTAGGGTCTTATTTAATTAGTAACAAATCTAGATAAAATTCTTATATGTGCGCTTAAAAAAAGCTTAAAATATTTTAATTTTTGAAGCTCTTCGATATTTCTTTAAAATAGCATAAATTCGCTGTCATAAATTTTTTCATTTAAAATACAATAATTTGGCAGCGAAAGAGAAAGTGGTGAAGGAAACACCCTTAATGAAACAGTACAATGAAATCAAGAGAAAATATCCTGATGCCTGTTTGCTTTTCAGAGTAGGAGATTTCTACGAAACCTTTGGAGAAGACGCCATCAGAGCTTCTAAAATTCTGGGTATAACACTAACAAAAAGAGGTGCGGGTTCTGAAACCGAAACAGCTTTGGCAGGGTTTCCACACCATTCTATTAATACCTATTTGCCAAAATTAGTAAAGGCAGGACTTCGTGTAGCAATTTGCGATCAGTTGGAAGATCCTAAAATGACTAAAACAATCGTGAAACGTGGCGTTACCGAATTGGTGACTCCGGGTGTTTCTTTAAACGATGAGGTTTTACAGTCAAAAACAAATAACTTTTTGGCCTCTGTTTATTTTGCTAAAAACAGTATCGGAGTTTCTTTTCTGGATGTTTCCACGGGTGAATTCTTAGCAGCGCAGGGAAATGCAGAGTATATTGATAAATTATTGCAGAACTTTAGTCCAAGTGAGGTTTTAGTTCCAAAGAATAATAAAAATGATTTTAAGGAGGCTTTCGGAGAGACTTTTCATAGTTTTTATCTGGAAGACTGGATTTATAAAGAAGATTATGCTTTAGAGACCCTTACCAAGCATTTTCAAACCTCTTCACTAAAAGGTTTTGGGATTGAAGAGTTAAAAGAAGGGATTATTGCTTCGGGAGCGGTGTTGTATTATTTGTCGGAAACACAACACAACCGCGTACAGCATATCACAACAATTCAACGAATCGCAGAAGACGCTTATGTTTGGATGGATCGTTTTACCATTCGAAATTTAGAATTATACCACAGTTATAACCCAAATGCAGTTACGCTTCTGGATGTTATTGACAGAACCCTTTCGCCAATGGGAGGACGTTTGTTGAAACGTTGGTTGGCACTTCCTTTAAAAGATAGTACTAAAATAAAAGACCGTCATGAAGTGGTTTCTTATTTGAAATTAAATCAGGAAGTCCTGCAAGACATTCAGTATCAAATCAAACAGATTTCAGATTTGGAGCGTTTGATTTCAAAAATAGCAACAGGGAAAATTTCACCACGCGAGATTGTGTATCTTAAAGAATCGCTGGATGCTATCATTCCAATCAAAACTTTGGCACTTGATAGTCCTCAGGAAGCGGTAAAAGTAATTGGAGACAGTTTGCATGCCTGTGATTTGTTAAGAGAAAAAATTAAAACTACTTTAAATCAGGATGCGCCTGTTGCCGTGGCAAAAGGAAATGTAATTGCAAAAGGCATCAGTGAAGAATTAGATGATTTAAGAGCGATTTCAACCTCCGGAAAAGAATATTTAGAAGGTATTGAAAAAAGAGAATCAGAGCGCACAGGAATTTCTTCGTTGAAGATTTCATTCAATAATGTTTTCGGATATTATATTGAAGTTCGAAATACACATAAAGATAAAGTGCCGACAGAATGGATTCGTAAACAAACCTTGGTAAATGCAGAGCGTTATATTACCGAAGAATTAAAAGAATACGAAACAAAGATCTTAGGTGCAGAAGAGAAGATTCATAAAATCGAAACGGATCTTTTTGAGAAGTTGGTTTCCTGGATTTCGACTTATATAAAGCCGGTTCAGATGAATGCTTATTTGGTGGCGCAATTAGATTGTTTGTGTTCGTTTACGCAACTTGCTATAGAGAATCAGTATGTATGTCCTGAAATTGATGAGACTTTTGAGTTGGAAATTAAGAACGGTAGGCATCCGGTTATCGAGAAACAATTACCGGTTGGAACGCCTTATATAGCCAATGATGTTTTCTTAGACAGAGAAACACAACAGCTTATTATGATTACGGGACCCAATATGTCTGGTAAGTCGGCTATTTTGAGACAAACGGCTTTGATTGTATTGCTGGCTCAAATGGGAAGTTTTGTTCCGGCAGACAGTGTGAGAATGGGGATCGTGGATAAAATTTTTACCAGAGTAGGAGCATCGGATAATATTTCGATGGGAGAATCGACTTTTATGGTAGAGATGAATGAGACGGCTTCTATTTTGAATAATATTTCAGATCGTAGTTTGGTGTTGCTTGATGAAATTGGTAGAGGAACCAGTACGTATGATGGTATTTCTATTGCGTGGGCCATTGCAGAGTTTTTGCATGAGCATCCGGCAAGACCAAAAACGTTATTTGCGACGCATTACCACGAGCTAAATGAAATGACGGAATCATTGCCGAGGATTCAGAATTATAATGTGGCAGTAAAAGAATTAAAAGATACCGTTCTTTTTGTTAGAAAGCTTGTAAAAGGCGGTAGCGCACATAGTTTTGGTATTCATGTAGCGAAAATGGCGGGAATGCCGCAAATTGTTATTTTGAAAGCGCAGAAGTTATTGAAGAAATTAGAGAAGAATCATTCCAGCGATGCTTTAAACGGAATCAAATCCGGAGAAGAAGAAATGCAAATGAGTTTCTTTAATTTAGATGATCCTTTGTTAGAAGAGATAAAAGAAGAAATTATGGGGCTTGATATCAACGCGATCACACCGGTTGAAGCGTTAATGAAGCTTAATGAGATTAAAAGAATGTTAGTGAAAAAATAATTTCATATTTAAAGATTAGGTTATCAGAAAGTTATAAAATAAGTGAAAAATATTTTCAAAAAACGCTTGTATAACTCAATAAATGTCCTAAATTTGCAACCGCAATACAGAACAAGTCAAGTATTGCGGTTCTTATTAGAATGTGAAATGCGAAAATAGCTCAGTTGGTAGAGCGCGACCTTGCCAAGGTCGAGGTCGCGGGTTCGAGCCCCGTTTTTCGCTCAAAACCATATAATGCTCGGATGGTGAAATTGGTAGACACGCTGGACTTAAAATCCAGTGAACAGCAATGTTCGTGCGGGTTCAAGTCCCGCTCTGAGTACTAAAGCCTCTTCTTTTGAAGAGGCTTTTTTTATGGTCTAAACTCATGTCTTTTAAACGTGAGATGATAAAGTGATTTTTTGTATATCCGGTAATCTAAATTCGGTAATCAAAAATCAAAGTCAGCAATCAATAATCTAAAATTTAAAATCTAAAATCAACAATCAAAAATGGGTGCCTTTGTAATTAGTAAGCGGTTTAACGACGAGTATAAATTTGTTTTTACTTCGAGAAAGGGAAAAGTGATATTTACGAGTTTGAGTTATGAATTGAAGTTTGAGTGCGAAGAAGATATTGAGAAATTTAAAGCAAATATGGATCAGGCTAAGTTTTTAAAATTTAAAGGCTCAGGAGGAAAGTATTTTTTTAAATTGATGTTAGGGGAGCTTCATTTTGCGACAAGCCGTAAATACACGACAGAATTGCTTTTGCAGAAAGGAATCAAGGAGATTGTTACGTACGGCTCACGATCTGAGATTTTGGACTTCTCATCAAGTGAATCGATTTTCGAAGACGAAGAGGAGGGGGAGGAAGCGGTTTTGGATGAAGAGATGATGGAGGGGTAAAATTCCAAAATTTTGAAATTCCAAATTCCAACTTTTGAAACTGTTTTTTAAAAAAAGGGGCTTGTTTTTGTCATTTCGACGAAGGAGAAATCGCACGCGTAACTCGACAAAGATTTTTCTTTCCTGAGTGGAAATGTTATTGTGATTTCTTGTGCCGAAATGAACAAGATTGTTGGAAAATAGGGCTTGTAGATCTGTATTGAAAATAGTTAATAGTAGTGGTGTGGTGTTGGATTGAATGAAGGGGTGTTTTTAAAGGTAGGTTCCTCTATAGTGATTTGAGAAATATATATAACAAAAAAAGGATTAAAGATCTAATACGGTCTTTAATCCTTTTTTGTTATAAGGTGTTCTTGTTTTATTTTAAAATTCAAAGCGAAGCTTGGAATTCAAGATTTGGAATTTGGAATTTCAAAATGTTGGAATTTCCAAGAACCTTGGTTTCTGGGTATAAAAAAAAGCTATCTGTTAAAAGATAGCTTTTTAATTTTTTGAGTAATTTAGAATTACTTTTTAGCAGGAGCAGCAGCTTCTTCAACTTTTGCAGCAGCTGAATCAACTTTTGCAGCAGCAGAATCAACAGTTGCAGCAGCAGAATCAACTACAGCAGCAGCAGAATCAACAGCAACAGCAGTAGAATCTACAGCTTCAGTAGCTGCAGCGTCAGCTTTTTTACAAGATACAACAGTTAAAACAGCAACAACAGCTAAACTTAAAAATACTTTTTTCATCTTACTTTATTATAAAAGGTTAATTATTAATTCGTGGCAAAGATATAAATTTTTTAATATGTAAAATATTTTTTTATTTTTTTTTTAAAATATTTTCATCGCTCACGATTATCTTAATTATCAAAAAATATGCCAAAATAGTTAAATTGTGTTGTATTGTGGTATATTTTGCGTAAATTATCGATCGCTGCATATTCAATAAGAAAAAGGGCGCTTTTTATGGTCTTCATTGTGGTTTATTTTACTTTTTGATGATTATTTAATAATCGCCAAATAGATTGATGCCCTTTTTTGAAAGTATTTTTTATGATTTACGACTCAAAATTTAGTTTTTGTTAATCGGAGTTGTTACGAAACGATTTCCATAACGCTGTTTGTAGCTCCTTTATTGTCCTGAATAAACGACTTACAGATTTGTGCTTTTTCTTTATAATAAGTTTCGTCCGAGATCAAACGATCCAGATTTTGTTTTAGCTCCTCTTTGTTGTTGATAACGGTACAGCCTCCAAGCGTTACCAATTGTACAGCCTCGGCAAAATTAGCGTAGTTTGGACCAATCACAATTGGAATGCCAAAAGTAGCCGGTTCTAGAATGTTATGAATGCCTGGGTTTCCAAATCCACCTCCTACGTAGGCAATCGTTCCATAACTATATATTTTAGTCAATAAGCCTATTGTGTCAATAATAAAGACATTATAAGTAGGTAGGTCGCTGTTTTCTTTTTCAGAATATAGGACAGCTGATTTCGTAATTTGAGCTGTGAGGCTCGCAATCTGATCTGCTTTTATATTATGTGGGGCAATAATGAACTTTACATTTTCAGGAGCCTGATTGATGTATTCGGCTAATAAGGCTTCGTCTTTTGGCCATGAACTTCCGATAACAATTGTGGTTTGATTGTTTTTGAAATTTTCAATAAAATCAAGCGTATTGTCTCTTTCTAAAATAGCATTCACTCGGTCAAAACGAGTGTCACCGGAAACAATCACATTGTGGAAGCCAAGAGCTTCTATCTTTTCTTTTGAACTTTGATTTTGTACAAAGAAGTAAGTAAATGTTTTTAAAGCTTCACGATAAAATCCGCCATACCATTTAAAAAACATCTGACTGTCTCTGAAAATTCCGGAAACTAAATAAGTAGGTGTTTTGTTTTCTTTGAGTTCTTTCAGGTAATTAAGCCAGAATTCATATTTGATAAAAAATACCAGTTCGGGATGTGCTAGTTTTAAAAAACGTTTAGCGTTGCTTTTGGTGTCTAAAGGCAGGTATAAGGTAACATCTGCTACTGTGTTATTTTTACGCACTTCGTATCCGGAAGGGGAAAAGAAGGTAACAATGATTTTGTGTGAAGGGTATTTTTCTTTGATTTTTTCAATAACAGGAAGGCCTTGTTCGTACTCTCCAAGAGAGGCAGCGTGAAACCAGATTGTTCTGTCTGTGGGTTTTATCTTTTCTTCCAATATCGTGAAGACGTTTTTTCTTCCCTCTGTAAAAAGCTTAATTTTCGGACTAAATAAGGAAACAATTTTCAGAAAAAACGTAGCAAGATAAACGACTAAATTGTATAGAAAAAGCATGTGTGTAATTTTGGTGCTAAAATACGTTTCTTTCCATTATTTTTCATTGTTTGAAGGTATTAAATAACTATTTTTGTTCTTCGTTTTGAAGATTGAATTCCAAAAACAAATCTTAAGTTTTAAAATAAAGAAAGATAAATGAAAAAAATTCAAATGGTTGACTTAAAGAGTCAATACGAGAAAATAAAAACTACAGTTGATGCTTCGATTCAAGAAGTTTTAGATACAAATACTTATATAAACGGACCATTAGTTCATCAGTTTCAAAAAAATCTGGAAGACTATTTAGGTGCAAAACACGTAATTCCTTGCGCAAACGGAACCGATGCCTTGCAAATTGCGATGATGGGATTGGATCTTAAACCGGGAGATGAGGTTATTACAGCAGATTTTACCTTTGCTGCAACAGTTGAGGTGATTGCTTTGTTGCAATTGACTCCGGTTTTGGTTGATGTTGATATGAATAATATGAACATTGATATCGAAGCGCTTAAAAATGCAATTACTCCAAAAACAAAAGCAATTGTTCCGGTACATTTATTCGGACGTGCTGCTAATATGGATGCGATCATGGAAATTGCTGCTGAGCACAATTTATATGTAATTGAAGACAATGCGCAAGCAATTGGAGCGGATTATATTTCTAAGTCAGGAGTAAAAAGCAAAGTTGGAGTAATTGGTCACGTGGCTGCTACTTCATTTTTCCCGTCTAAAAACTTAGGTTGTTACGGAGATGGTGGAGCGATTTTCACAAACGATGATAAATTGGCTCACATTATCCGCGGAATCGTAAATCACGGAATGTACGAGCGTTACCACCACGATGTTGTGGGTGTGAATTCACGTTTAGACAGTATCCAAGCTGCTGTTTTAAATGCGAAATTACCTTTATTGGACGAATATAATACAGCACGTCGTTTGGCTGCAACAAAATACAACGCTGCTTTTGCAGGGAATAAAAAGATTATAACTCCGGAATTTGATGTGGATCAAAACGATCACGTTTTTCATCAGTATGTTTTAAGAGTTATTGATGCGGACCGTAATGGTTTAATGCAACATTTGTTGGACAAAGGAATTCCTTGTGCGATTTACTACCCAATTCCTTTGCATTCACAAAAAGCGTATGTTGATGTTCGTTATAAAGAAGAGCAGTTTCCTGTTACCAATCAATTAGTACAGGAAGTAATCGCTTTACCGATGCATACAGAATTAGATGACGAACAGATTAAATTTATTACCGATAGTGTTATTGAATTTTTGAAATAGAGTAAACTTAATTATTAGCCATATAAAATAACCACAAAATGAAAGTATTAGTAACGGGAGGTTTAGGATTTATCGGATCACATACAGTAGTCGAATTGCAAAATGAAGGCTTTGAAGTTGTAATAATTGATGATCTTTCTAATTCTTCAGAAGATGTTTTAAAAGGAATTGAGAAAATTACGGGAAAACTTCCGCTGTTTGAAAAAATAGATTTACGGGAGAAGTCCAAAGTTCAGGATTTCTTTAAAAAACACAATGACGTTACTGGGGTTATTCATTTTGCGGCTTCAAAGGCAGTGGGCGAGAGTGTTGAAAATCCACTTTTGTACTACGAAAACAATATCAGCACTTTGGTGTATTTGTTACAGCAATTGGAACAAAAACCGGAGGCAAGTTTTATTTTTAGTTCTTCTTGTACGGTTTACGGTCAAGCCGAAAATATGCCGATTACAGAAGATGCTCCTGTCCAAACCGCAATGTCTCCTTATGGAAATACCAAGCAAATAGGAGAAGAAATCATAACAGATACGGCTAAAGTAACGAATATCAGTGCTATTCTGTTGCGCTATTTTAATCCGGTTGGAGCTCACGCTTCGACAGAGATTGGAGAGTTGCCAATTGGAGTTCCTCAGAATTTAGTGCCTTTTATCACACAAACCGGTATCGGATTGCGTCAGGAGTTATCTGTTTTTGGAGATGATTATCCAACGACGGACGGAACGGCGGTTCGAGATTATATTCACGTGGTTGATTTGGCAAAAGCACACGTTATTGCTTTACAGCGTTTATTCAAT is a window from the Flavobacterium cupriresistens genome containing:
- a CDS encoding DegT/DnrJ/EryC1/StrS family aminotransferase, with amino-acid sequence MKKIQMVDLKSQYEKIKTTVDASIQEVLDTNTYINGPLVHQFQKNLEDYLGAKHVIPCANGTDALQIAMMGLDLKPGDEVITADFTFAATVEVIALLQLTPVLVDVDMNNMNIDIEALKNAITPKTKAIVPVHLFGRAANMDAIMEIAAEHNLYVIEDNAQAIGADYISKSGVKSKVGVIGHVAATSFFPSKNLGCYGDGGAIFTNDDKLAHIIRGIVNHGMYERYHHDVVGVNSRLDSIQAAVLNAKLPLLDEYNTARRLAATKYNAAFAGNKKIITPEFDVDQNDHVFHQYVLRVIDADRNGLMQHLLDKGIPCAIYYPIPLHSQKAYVDVRYKEEQFPVTNQLVQEVIALPMHTELDDEQIKFITDSVIEFLK
- the galE gene encoding UDP-glucose 4-epimerase GalE, with the protein product MKVLVTGGLGFIGSHTVVELQNEGFEVVIIDDLSNSSEDVLKGIEKITGKLPLFEKIDLREKSKVQDFFKKHNDVTGVIHFAASKAVGESVENPLLYYENNISTLVYLLQQLEQKPEASFIFSSSCTVYGQAENMPITEDAPVQTAMSPYGNTKQIGEEIITDTAKVTNISAILLRYFNPVGAHASTEIGELPIGVPQNLVPFITQTGIGLRQELSVFGDDYPTTDGTAVRDYIHVVDLAKAHVIALQRLFNKKNLSKVETFNLGTGKGSSVLEVINSFEKVSDKKLPYKIMPRREGDITEAYANTDKANNVLGWKAQLTLDEAMASAWKWEQKVRS